One window of the bacterium genome contains the following:
- a CDS encoding 4'-phosphopantetheinyl transferase superfamily protein, giving the protein MPETVAESVLVGVGVDAEDVRRFAKIAAGAPRWRLVFTEREAEHLAAQPRPALAFCAAFCAKEAVCKALGERYPFVECECRFPGGGRSLEVIAAPALLESRGIAGIRVHLREHYPDERGECVVEAYLYRGAPEGAEALPAARSRLKSLAVAAAARGRAQIEARHFSPAELADLGERSVQSVAGFLALKSALVVLWADAGAPLPVPRDFELRHQPGGAPVVVSAPPGPGGVHVSISHTRAWAYGLAALCPA; this is encoded by the coding sequence ATGCCCGAGACTGTCGCTGAGAGCGTGCTCGTCGGTGTCGGCGTCGACGCGGAGGATGTGCGGCGCTTCGCGAAGATCGCGGCCGGGGCCCCGCGCTGGCGGCTGGTCTTCACCGAGAGAGAGGCCGAGCATCTCGCGGCGCAGCCCCGCCCCGCGCTCGCGTTCTGCGCGGCGTTCTGCGCGAAGGAGGCGGTGTGCAAGGCGCTCGGGGAGCGCTACCCCTTCGTCGAGTGCGAGTGCCGCTTCCCCGGCGGGGGGCGCAGCCTGGAGGTCATCGCGGCGCCCGCGCTGCTCGAGAGCCGCGGCATCGCGGGCATCCGGGTGCACCTGCGCGAGCACTATCCCGACGAGCGCGGGGAGTGCGTCGTCGAGGCCTACCTCTACCGGGGCGCGCCGGAGGGGGCCGAGGCGCTCCCGGCAGCCCGCTCCCGGCTCAAGTCGCTCGCGGTCGCGGCGGCCGCGCGGGGCAGGGCGCAGATCGAGGCCCGGCACTTCTCTCCGGCGGAGCTGGCCGACCTCGGCGAGCGCTCCGTGCAGAGTGTGGCCGGCTTCCTCGCCCTCAAGAGCGCCCTGGTCGTGCTCTGGGCCGACGCGGGCGCCCCGCTCCCCGTGCCCCGCGACTTCGAGCTTCGCCACCAGCCCGGCGGCGCACCCGTCGTCGTGAGCGCGCCGCCCGGCCCCGGGGGGGTCCATGTGTCGATCTCGCACACGCGGGCATGGGCGTACGGACTGGCGGCGCTGTGTCCCGCGTGA
- the murI gene encoding glutamate racemase, with protein sequence MTDRGPIGIFDSGFGGLTVFKGIRRLLPEYDYVYLGDNARTPYGNRSFEAVLRFTLEGVARLFALGSPLVIIACNTASAKALRTIQQGYLAARHPDRRVLGVIRPTVEAVDEHSTSGAVALWATQGTVQSGSFAIELAKHAPRVRLTQQACPLLVPLIEAGELEGPGLEHFIRTYWEATLAQDGGVDTLLLGCTHYPLIRGRIEALIAPGVKVLSQDELVAPRLADYLRRHPEMDARLARHGRCRFLTTDSSAHFDHLAEIFMGHPIASESVELAPVR encoded by the coding sequence GTGACGGACCGGGGGCCGATCGGCATCTTCGATTCCGGCTTCGGCGGCCTGACGGTCTTCAAGGGGATCCGCCGGCTGCTGCCGGAGTACGACTACGTCTACCTCGGCGACAACGCGCGGACGCCGTACGGCAACCGCTCCTTCGAGGCGGTGCTGCGCTTCACGCTCGAGGGCGTCGCGCGCCTCTTCGCGCTCGGCTCCCCGCTGGTGATCATCGCCTGCAACACCGCCTCGGCCAAGGCGCTGCGCACGATCCAGCAGGGGTACCTCGCGGCCAGGCACCCCGACCGGCGCGTCCTCGGCGTGATCCGCCCCACCGTCGAGGCGGTGGACGAGCACTCGACGTCCGGCGCGGTGGCGCTCTGGGCGACGCAGGGGACGGTGCAGTCCGGCAGCTTCGCCATCGAGCTGGCGAAGCACGCGCCGCGGGTGCGCCTGACGCAGCAGGCCTGCCCGCTGCTCGTTCCCCTGATCGAAGCCGGCGAGCTGGAGGGGCCGGGCCTCGAGCACTTCATCCGCACGTACTGGGAGGCGACGCTGGCGCAGGACGGCGGGGTCGACACCCTGCTGCTCGGCTGCACGCACTACCCGCTCATCCGCGGGCGGATCGAGGCGCTGATCGCGCCGGGGGTGAAGGTGCTCTCGCAGGACGAGCTGGTCGCCCCGCGGCTGGCGGACTACCTGCGGCGGCACCCGGAGATGGACGCGCGCCTCGCCCGCCACGGCCGCTGCCGCTTCCTGACCACCGATTCGAGCGCGCACTTCGACCACCTCGCGGAGATCTTCATGGGGCACCCGATCGCCTCCGAGAGCGTGGAGCTCGCGCCCGTCCGCTGA
- a CDS encoding lysophospholipid acyltransferase family protein, with translation MIDETPFYRALRALSMLPRWYFRLRVEGAGHVPAAGPCILAANHASYVDPIVLAIACPRPVRFIVDRAQYVRPLVHWIATRTGAIPVENAPRDLGSLRRALEALRAGSVLGIFPEGGRSDDGSLKAARPGAALLALRAGVPLLPVAIAGSFRAYSRHHRVPRPGPIAVRIGPPLAFPAAWAEHRGRGHLDEAAALLMERIGSLLAT, from the coding sequence GTGATCGACGAGACGCCCTTCTACCGGGCGCTGCGGGCGCTCTCCATGCTGCCCCGGTGGTACTTCCGCCTCCGGGTGGAGGGCGCCGGCCACGTGCCGGCCGCCGGCCCCTGCATCCTCGCCGCGAACCACGCGAGCTACGTCGACCCCATCGTGCTCGCCATCGCCTGCCCGCGGCCGGTCCGGTTCATCGTCGACCGCGCGCAGTACGTGCGGCCGCTGGTGCACTGGATCGCCACGCGCACCGGCGCCATCCCCGTCGAGAACGCGCCGCGCGACCTCGGCTCGCTGCGCCGCGCGCTGGAGGCCCTGCGGGCGGGATCGGTCCTCGGCATCTTCCCCGAGGGAGGACGGTCGGACGACGGCTCGCTCAAGGCCGCCAGGCCCGGGGCCGCGCTGCTGGCCCTGCGCGCCGGCGTCCCGCTCCTACCGGTCGCGATCGCCGGCTCCTTCAGGGCGTACTCCCGGCACCACCGCGTGCCGCGTCCGGGACCGATCGCGGTCCGCATCGGCCCGCCGCTGGCCTTCCCCGCCGCCTGGGCGGAACACCGCGGCAGGGGCCACCTCGACGAGGCGGCGGCCCTCCTCATGGAGCGGATCGGCTCGCTCCTGGCCACGTGA
- a CDS encoding EamA family transporter produces the protein MTAANTSRRATLLGVGSILFWCWSGACFARGGRIFGPGVYLTLMTATGAATDALLHVLRGRPLAALYRLPVRFIAAGAVGVAVYTVLLALALFAAAPADLGQVNLLNYLWPIWIVVFSNVLLPERGGRAALFGALLGFAGVLAARGPEGLLRLPERWLPHLLALAAGALFALYCVLIRRWRIPAEQEGTALNFGLCAAMSAALAGWRGEWSAPIAFSPEGLFWVVFGGVGPVALGYHWWEAGMKLGNARLLGTLAYLIPVGSSVILGLLYREALGPGLFAGAALIALGAWAGNRTPIRAHVRIQRNRPGDMP, from the coding sequence ATGACGGCGGCCAATACTTCGCGGCGGGCGACGCTGCTCGGCGTCGGCTCGATCCTGTTCTGGTGCTGGAGCGGCGCGTGCTTCGCGCGGGGCGGACGCATCTTCGGCCCCGGGGTCTACCTGACCCTGATGACGGCCACCGGCGCAGCGACCGACGCGCTGCTGCACGTGCTGCGCGGGCGCCCCCTGGCGGCGCTGTATCGCCTTCCCGTCCGCTTCATCGCCGCGGGGGCTGTCGGCGTGGCGGTCTACACGGTGCTGCTGGCGCTGGCGCTCTTCGCGGCCGCCCCCGCGGACCTCGGGCAGGTGAACCTGCTGAACTATCTCTGGCCGATCTGGATCGTGGTCTTCTCCAACGTGCTGCTGCCCGAGCGCGGCGGCCGGGCCGCGCTCTTCGGCGCGCTCCTCGGCTTCGCCGGCGTGCTCGCCGCGCGCGGGCCGGAAGGGCTCCTGCGCCTGCCCGAGCGCTGGCTCCCGCACCTGCTCGCGCTCGCGGCCGGCGCCCTCTTCGCGCTCTACTGCGTCCTCATCCGGCGCTGGCGCATCCCCGCGGAGCAGGAGGGCACGGCGCTGAACTTCGGCCTCTGCGCCGCGATGTCCGCCGCGCTGGCCGGCTGGCGCGGCGAGTGGTCAGCGCCCATCGCCTTCAGCCCCGAAGGGCTCTTCTGGGTCGTCTTCGGCGGCGTCGGTCCGGTTGCGCTCGGCTACCACTGGTGGGAGGCCGGGATGAAGCTCGGCAACGCGCGCCTGCTCGGCACCCTGGCGTACCTGATCCCCGTCGGCTCCAGCGTCATCCTCGGCCTGCTCTACCGGGAGGCGCTCGGCCCGGGGCTCTTCGCCGGCGCGGCGCTCATCGCGCTGGGCGCCTGGGCCGGCAACCGCACCCCGATCCGCGCGCACGTGCGGATCCAGCGGAACAGACCTGGTGATATGCCCTGA
- a CDS encoding M20/M25/M40 family metallo-hydrolase: MLLTASAAVRAEPAVRHELAVTIEPAAHTIAVRDTLTFPAPPTAPVVIRLHPGMQPAVAEAGARLEEAGSDAEFARYRLVLPAGAAVATLAYRGAIDHPIEQVGEEYARGQKETRGTISDAGVFLTGASGWYPALEAGGTVTFSLAVDLPEGWDAVSQGSRTAHAVEAGRRRVRWACEVPQDDIALVADRWTEYRDRAGDVEALVFLREPDGALARQYLDATTGYLDLYAKLIGPYPYGTWSTVENFWETGYGMPSFTLLGPKVIRFPFILHTSFPHEILHSWWGNGVFVDYGSGNWSEGLTAYLADHLDKEQRGEGAEYRRTTLQKYADFVLAGRDLPLTAFRSRHGSVTEAVGYGKTLMLFHMLRLEIGDDAFVAGLRGFWREKRFSTASFADVRAAFERAAGRDLGWFFDQWVTRTGAPQLRLREARPAGAGDRDLAVVIEQAQEGAPYRMRVPLAVTVEGSAQAVTAVVEMTGRTAETTVRDLPGKPVRVDVDPAFDVFRRLDVHETPPSLSRAFGAEQALVVLPAAAPPDLAAAYRTLAGLLEHSGPGRVETVEDAALAELPRDRAVFVLGWENRFFPAARDAAAALGAVFGENDVRLEQAPIARRGNAFVLCARHPADPALTLSWAALDVPAAAEGLGRKLPHYGKYGFLAFEGAEPANIAKGLWPTSGSPLTRVLAPGGAPPAPGKLPPRTPLATLPPRFSQERMLGDVRALADPGLCGRGFGAPELDRAAELIAAAFAAAGLRPGGDGGTWFQAFAASGGAPAREASLKNVVGVLPGSRPELPRALLVIGAHYDHLGLGDPGCLPENRGRTHPGADDNASGVAVMLELARTLWKEAPPARTVVFVAFAGEEQGRLGSKHFLSRPEYGADRTFAMVNLDTVGRLEGRKALILGGASAREWVHIFRGAGYLAGVETALAAGDLDASDDVTWRAAGVPAVQIFGGPSPDYHRPGDTADRIDGAGLVKIAGLAAEVVGHLAGAEARLTPPDTAAPPAAGPQPGPAGEGERKVSLGVVPDFAFTGPGVRLDGVVSGSPAEAAGLHAGDILLAIDGRALAGLKALSAELKALQPGKVALRFTRGGEERTAEAQLVPR; this comes from the coding sequence ATGCTCCTCACTGCGTCCGCTGCGGTGCGCGCCGAGCCGGCCGTGCGGCACGAGCTGGCGGTGACCATCGAGCCGGCGGCGCACACCATTGCCGTGCGCGACACGCTGACGTTCCCGGCGCCGCCGACGGCGCCCGTTGTCATCAGACTGCACCCTGGAATGCAGCCCGCGGTCGCGGAGGCGGGCGCCCGGCTCGAGGAGGCCGGCTCCGACGCGGAGTTCGCGCGCTACCGGCTCGTGCTCCCGGCGGGCGCGGCGGTCGCCACGCTCGCCTACCGCGGCGCGATCGACCACCCGATCGAGCAGGTCGGCGAGGAGTACGCCCGGGGGCAGAAGGAAACGCGCGGGACGATCTCGGACGCCGGCGTCTTCCTCACGGGCGCCTCGGGCTGGTACCCGGCGCTCGAGGCGGGGGGCACCGTGACGTTCTCGCTCGCCGTCGACCTCCCCGAGGGCTGGGACGCCGTGAGCCAGGGGAGCCGCACGGCGCACGCGGTCGAAGCGGGGCGGCGGCGGGTGCGCTGGGCGTGCGAGGTGCCGCAGGACGACATCGCCCTCGTCGCCGACCGCTGGACAGAGTATCGCGACCGGGCGGGCGACGTGGAGGCGCTGGTCTTCCTGCGAGAGCCTGACGGCGCCCTTGCGCGCCAGTACCTGGATGCGACCACCGGCTACCTCGACCTGTACGCGAAGCTCATCGGCCCCTACCCCTACGGCACCTGGTCGACCGTCGAGAACTTCTGGGAGACCGGCTACGGCATGCCCTCGTTCACGCTGCTGGGCCCGAAGGTCATCCGCTTCCCGTTCATCCTGCACACCTCGTTCCCGCACGAGATCCTGCACTCCTGGTGGGGCAACGGCGTCTTCGTCGACTACGGGTCCGGCAACTGGTCGGAGGGACTCACGGCGTACCTCGCCGACCATCTCGACAAGGAGCAGCGCGGCGAGGGGGCCGAGTACCGGCGGACGACGCTGCAGAAGTACGCGGACTTCGTCCTCGCGGGGCGCGACCTGCCCCTCACCGCGTTCCGCTCGCGGCACGGCTCGGTGACCGAGGCGGTCGGCTACGGCAAGACGCTGATGCTCTTTCACATGCTGCGCCTCGAGATCGGCGACGACGCCTTCGTCGCGGGGTTGCGGGGGTTCTGGCGCGAGAAGCGCTTCAGCACGGCGTCGTTCGCGGACGTGCGGGCCGCCTTCGAGCGCGCGGCCGGACGCGACCTCGGCTGGTTCTTCGACCAGTGGGTGACCCGCACGGGCGCGCCACAGCTGCGACTGCGGGAAGCTCGGCCCGCGGGCGCCGGGGACCGCGACCTGGCCGTGGTCATCGAGCAGGCGCAGGAGGGCGCGCCCTACCGGATGCGCGTGCCGCTGGCGGTCACGGTCGAGGGCTCGGCGCAGGCGGTCACCGCGGTCGTCGAGATGACCGGCCGCACGGCGGAGACGACGGTCCGCGACCTCCCCGGAAAGCCGGTGCGCGTCGACGTGGACCCGGCGTTCGACGTCTTTCGGCGCCTCGACGTGCACGAGACGCCGCCGTCCCTCAGCCGCGCGTTCGGCGCGGAACAGGCGCTCGTCGTCCTCCCCGCCGCGGCGCCACCCGACCTCGCCGCCGCGTACCGCACGCTCGCCGGCCTGCTGGAGCACTCGGGGCCGGGGCGCGTCGAGACGGTGGAGGACGCCGCGCTCGCCGAGCTGCCCCGCGACCGCGCGGTGTTCGTCCTCGGCTGGGAGAACCGCTTCTTCCCGGCGGCGCGGGACGCCGCGGCCGCGCTCGGCGCCGTCTTCGGCGAGAACGACGTGCGGCTCGAGCAGGCGCCCATCGCACGGCGCGGCAACGCCTTCGTGCTGTGCGCGCGCCACCCCGCGGACCCCGCGCTCACTCTCTCCTGGGCGGCGCTCGACGTCCCGGCAGCCGCCGAGGGGCTCGGGCGCAAGCTGCCGCACTACGGGAAGTACGGGTTCCTCGCCTTCGAGGGCGCCGAGCCCGCGAACATCGCCAAGGGGCTGTGGCCGACGTCGGGCTCGCCCCTGACGCGCGTTCTTGCTCCGGGCGGGGCGCCGCCCGCGCCCGGGAAGCTGCCGCCGCGCACGCCGCTGGCAACGCTGCCGCCGCGCTTTTCCCAGGAGCGGATGCTCGGCGACGTGCGGGCGCTTGCCGACCCGGGGCTGTGCGGCCGGGGCTTCGGCGCGCCGGAGCTGGACCGGGCCGCGGAGCTGATCGCTGCGGCGTTTGCCGCCGCCGGCCTGCGCCCCGGGGGCGACGGCGGGACGTGGTTCCAGGCCTTCGCGGCGAGCGGCGGCGCCCCGGCGCGCGAGGCGTCGCTCAAGAACGTCGTCGGCGTGCTCCCGGGCTCGCGCCCCGAGCTGCCGCGGGCCCTGCTGGTGATCGGCGCGCACTACGACCACCTCGGCCTCGGCGATCCCGGCTGTCTCCCCGAGAACCGCGGCCGGACCCACCCCGGCGCGGACGACAACGCCAGCGGCGTGGCCGTGATGCTCGAGCTGGCGCGCACCCTCTGGAAGGAGGCGCCGCCCGCGCGCACCGTTGTCTTCGTCGCGTTCGCGGGCGAGGAGCAGGGACGACTCGGCTCGAAGCACTTCCTCTCCCGGCCGGAATACGGCGCGGACCGGACGTTCGCGATGGTCAACCTCGACACCGTCGGGCGCCTCGAGGGCCGCAAGGCGCTGATCCTCGGGGGCGCGTCTGCGCGCGAGTGGGTGCACATCTTCCGCGGCGCCGGCTACCTCGCGGGCGTGGAGACCGCGCTTGCCGCAGGCGACCTCGACGCGAGCGACGACGTGACGTGGCGCGCCGCGGGCGTGCCGGCCGTGCAGATCTTCGGCGGGCCGAGCCCGGACTACCACCGCCCGGGCGACACCGCGGACAGGATCGACGGGGCGGGCCTCGTGAAGATCGCGGGGCTGGCGGCCGAAGTCGTCGGCCACCTCGCCGGCGCGGAGGCGCGCCTGACGCCGCCGGACACTGCCGCGCCGCCCGCGGCAGGCCCGCAGCCAGGGCCCGCCGGCGAGGGCGAGCGCAAGGTCAGCCTCGGCGTCGTGCCCGACTTCGCGTTCACCGGGCCCGGCGTGCGCCTCGACGGCGTCGTCTCCGGCTCCCCCGCGGAGGCCGCCGGCCTGCACGCCGGCGACATCCTGCTGGCGATCGACGGCAGGGCGCTGGCCGGGCTCAAGGCGCTCTCGGCCGAGCTCAAGGCACTGCAGCCGGGAAAGGTCGCACTGCGGTTCACCCGCGGCGGGGAGGAGCGGACCGCCGAGGCTCAGCTCGTCCCGCGCTGA
- a CDS encoding ChaN family lipoprotein, translating into MTSRSMALLVLSFGAALLAGCAGARVPEAGSGLSPYPLARAPQAGDIVHMPTGLLMSFEQMMDIVDAAKVVYIGEMHSNFQAHEAQRRIIAELERRHPGKVAIGMEMFRVPQQPALDRWVRGELTEPQFLKESQWFDNWGSDFGNYRGILELARDRRLDVIALDPAKETQKQFAAAGSGPLPPELAAKVPETDFSDPYQRALLEAVFGGHDAGHGTAARAANPDEDWMEATARERRSEAAKEKMFESFFRTQVLWDETMASRVVDYLRSPAGEGKKMVVVAGGFHVRYGLGIPRRVLRRAAWPQVIVLPEEISIPEELREELTMDVDVPEIPLLPGDFAWLVPYEDVEKKRVRLGVVLRAEDKTVYVDKVVPGSAAAAAGVQAGDAFVSIDGFPIAEQGDVIIVINGKKAGDTATVVLKRGDAEVTVTPTLAAPPEPPPGMHKK; encoded by the coding sequence ATGACGTCACGATCCATGGCCCTTCTTGTGCTCTCGTTCGGCGCCGCCCTCCTGGCCGGCTGCGCGGGCGCGCGGGTACCCGAGGCAGGCAGCGGGCTCTCGCCCTACCCCCTCGCACGCGCCCCACAGGCCGGCGACATCGTCCACATGCCGACCGGCCTGCTCATGAGCTTCGAGCAGATGATGGACATCGTCGACGCCGCCAAGGTCGTCTACATCGGCGAGATGCACAGCAACTTCCAGGCGCACGAGGCGCAGCGGCGCATCATCGCCGAGCTGGAGCGACGCCACCCCGGGAAGGTCGCGATCGGCATGGAGATGTTCCGCGTGCCGCAGCAGCCCGCGCTCGACCGCTGGGTGCGCGGCGAGCTGACCGAGCCGCAGTTCCTCAAGGAGTCCCAGTGGTTCGACAACTGGGGCTCCGACTTCGGCAACTACCGCGGCATCCTCGAGCTCGCGCGCGACCGCCGGCTGGACGTGATCGCGCTGGACCCGGCGAAGGAGACCCAGAAGCAGTTCGCCGCCGCGGGATCCGGCCCGCTGCCGCCGGAGCTGGCCGCCAAGGTGCCGGAGACGGACTTCTCCGACCCCTACCAGCGCGCCCTGCTCGAGGCGGTGTTCGGGGGGCACGACGCCGGGCACGGCACGGCCGCGCGCGCCGCGAACCCCGATGAGGACTGGATGGAGGCGACGGCCCGGGAGCGGCGCTCCGAGGCCGCGAAGGAGAAGATGTTCGAGAGCTTCTTCCGGACGCAGGTCCTCTGGGACGAGACGATGGCCTCGCGGGTGGTCGACTACCTCAGGAGCCCGGCCGGCGAGGGGAAGAAGATGGTGGTCGTCGCCGGCGGCTTCCACGTGCGCTACGGCCTGGGCATCCCGCGCCGGGTGCTGCGCCGCGCCGCCTGGCCGCAGGTCATCGTCCTCCCGGAGGAGATCTCGATCCCCGAGGAGCTGCGCGAGGAGCTGACGATGGACGTCGACGTCCCCGAGATCCCGCTGCTGCCCGGGGACTTCGCGTGGCTGGTGCCGTACGAGGACGTCGAGAAGAAGCGGGTGCGGCTCGGCGTCGTGCTGCGCGCGGAGGACAAGACGGTGTACGTCGACAAGGTCGTCCCGGGCTCGGCCGCCGCCGCGGCGGGCGTCCAGGCCGGGGACGCCTTCGTCTCGATCGACGGCTTCCCGATCGCCGAGCAGGGCGACGTGATCATCGTGATCAACGGCAAGAAGGCGGGGGACACGGCGACGGTGGTGCTCAAGCGCGGCGACGCCGAAGTCACGGTGACGCCGACCCTGGCGGCCCCGCCGGAGCCGCCGCCGGGCATGCACAAGAAATAG
- a CDS encoding fibronectin type III domain-containing protein, with the protein MHSEATRHGMSGPSPGWRWTLVAAVVLLAVFPGLARGANVTLAWDANTETVAGYHLYRGLSSGAYNPTPTVVANVVTNGVVTATVDGLSPCLTYYFAVTAYDAKGESGYSNEVSYMPPCIPAPETVSQPSPPAGPTDLQAGTPYVFTARGAASSAGDPVQYRFFWSDGTDSDWLPVGVIEATKSWDVAATYTDVRVQARCAAHTSVVSALSDPIAVTVAAAPAETIAAPAAPDGPTTVTGTQPHSYATGGSLSSAGHPVQYRFLWADGTVSPWLAAGASSADKSWLLPGTYAVRSEARCVLHPGVHSSPSPPLEVTVATAPGETVSPPAPPQGPGDGLTGVVYGYTAGNAASSTGDPVQYRLQWGDGTASPWLTPGGSGAVAAWKSWPAEGVYFVSAEARCALHPSVPAVSGPTAVSIAGGASLLLADSFSDGTAAGDPQWRTLSGKWLVGADRTFTSGSMTLVNRAVVSALPAFAAGRIVTKLRLSARSLANRTGILFAVTDAQHYRYVALRDSRVVIGQAGDSPGEKAGIKASAARRLRADQWYQLRADIHPGGRVAVFFGRETRPVVTYRFGDATAGGIGCLAEKSVAHFDDYRAWDARALP; encoded by the coding sequence ATGCACAGCGAGGCAACACGCCACGGGATGTCGGGGCCATCGCCGGGATGGCGGTGGACGCTTGTCGCCGCGGTCGTCTTGCTCGCCGTGTTCCCCGGCCTCGCCAGGGGCGCTAACGTCACCCTCGCCTGGGACGCCAACACGGAAACCGTGGCGGGCTACCACCTCTACCGGGGACTCTCGAGCGGGGCCTACAACCCGACGCCGACCGTCGTGGCCAACGTGGTCACGAACGGCGTCGTCACGGCGACGGTCGATGGACTGTCCCCCTGCTTGACCTACTATTTCGCCGTCACCGCGTACGACGCGAAAGGCGAGAGCGGGTACTCCAACGAGGTCTCCTACATGCCTCCCTGCATTCCCGCTCCCGAGACCGTCTCCCAGCCTTCCCCGCCTGCCGGCCCGACCGATCTCCAGGCCGGGACGCCGTACGTCTTCACCGCGCGGGGCGCGGCGTCCAGCGCCGGCGACCCGGTGCAGTACCGCTTCTTCTGGTCGGACGGCACGGACTCCGACTGGCTGCCGGTCGGCGTCATCGAGGCGACCAAGAGCTGGGACGTCGCAGCGACGTACACGGACGTGCGCGTGCAGGCCCGCTGTGCGGCGCACACGAGCGTCGTGTCTGCGCTCTCCGACCCCATCGCGGTGACGGTCGCGGCGGCGCCGGCGGAAACGATCGCCGCGCCGGCCGCGCCCGACGGCCCAACGACGGTCACGGGAACGCAGCCCCACAGCTATGCGACGGGCGGGAGCCTCTCGAGCGCGGGGCACCCCGTGCAGTACCGCTTCCTCTGGGCCGACGGGACGGTCTCGCCCTGGCTCGCCGCCGGCGCCTCCTCCGCGGACAAGTCGTGGCTCCTGCCGGGGACCTATGCCGTCAGGAGCGAGGCGCGCTGCGTGCTCCACCCGGGCGTCCACTCGTCTCCGTCACCTCCCCTGGAGGTAACCGTGGCCACTGCGCCCGGCGAGACGGTCTCGCCGCCGGCCCCTCCGCAGGGGCCGGGCGACGGCCTCACCGGGGTGGTCTACGGGTACACCGCCGGGAATGCAGCATCGAGCACGGGAGACCCGGTCCAGTATCGCCTGCAGTGGGGCGACGGCACGGCCTCGCCGTGGCTGACGCCGGGAGGCTCCGGGGCCGTCGCCGCGTGGAAGTCCTGGCCCGCGGAGGGCGTCTACTTCGTCAGCGCCGAGGCGCGCTGCGCCCTGCACCCAAGCGTCCCGGCGGTCTCCGGCCCGACCGCGGTCTCGATCGCGGGCGGCGCCTCGCTGCTGCTCGCGGACTCCTTCTCGGACGGCACCGCCGCCGGCGACCCGCAGTGGCGGACGCTCTCGGGGAAATGGCTGGTCGGGGCCGACCGGACGTTCACCTCCGGCAGCATGACGCTCGTCAACCGCGCGGTCGTCAGCGCGCTGCCGGCGTTCGCCGCCGGCAGAATCGTGACGAAACTCAGGCTGAGCGCGCGCTCGCTGGCGAACAGAACGGGCATCCTCTTCGCCGTGACGGATGCGCAGCACTACCGCTATGTCGCTCTCCGGGACTCGCGGGTCGTCATCGGCCAGGCGGGGGACTCGCCCGGCGAGAAGGCCGGCATCAAGGCGTCGGCGGCCCGCCGCCTCCGGGCGGACCAGTGGTACCAGCTGCGCGCCGACATCCACCCGGGCGGCCGGGTCGCCGTCTTCTTCGGCAGGGAGACGCGGCCGGTCGTGACCTACCGCTTCGGGGACGCGACGGCCGGCGGCATCGGCTGCCTGGCCGAGAAGTCGGTCGCGCACTTCGACGACTATCGCGCCTGGGACGCGCGCGCGCTCCCCTAG
- a CDS encoding choice-of-anchor D domain-containing protein, translating to MAAVSREIGRNNNGARWRARLCGGIALALVLILGAGQALAAQVTLAWDANTEPDVTGYKVYYGTASGVYGTPIDAGNVTTYTVTGLTDGTTYYFAATAYDSVGNESGYSNEVPYTVPGVPDVNVLGNAVVIVDGDTTPSAADQTDFGTAGVGGAAVTRTYTIRNVGTGPLTLSGTPLVAIGGANAADFTVTAQPTTPVAAGASTTFTVSFVAGAAGTRSATISIATNVAAKNPYDFAIQGAGATAPAMSVLGKGTAIPDGDVAPSSTDDTDFGKTKLTGGVMTHTFTIRNTGTAALTLSGAPLVAVSGANAADFTVTVQPSATIAAGASTTFTVSFDPSVAGTRTATLSIANNDAGKNPYDFAVQGIGVAPPGAPKNVRSN from the coding sequence ATGGCAGCGGTCAGCAGGGAGATCGGGAGAAACAACAACGGCGCGCGCTGGCGGGCGCGTCTCTGCGGCGGGATCGCCCTGGCATTGGTCCTGATCCTCGGCGCGGGCCAGGCGCTCGCCGCCCAGGTGACGCTCGCGTGGGACGCGAACACCGAGCCTGACGTCACAGGGTACAAGGTCTATTACGGGACGGCATCCGGCGTCTACGGCACGCCGATCGACGCCGGCAACGTGACGACCTACACCGTGACCGGCCTGACCGACGGCACGACGTACTACTTCGCCGCGACCGCCTACGACAGCGTCGGCAACGAGAGCGGCTATTCCAACGAGGTGCCGTACACGGTGCCCGGGGTCCCGGACGTCAACGTCCTGGGCAACGCGGTCGTGATCGTCGACGGCGACACCACGCCCTCCGCGGCCGACCAGACCGACTTCGGCACGGCCGGCGTCGGCGGCGCCGCGGTGACGCGCACCTACACCATCCGGAACGTCGGCACCGGCCCGCTGACGCTCTCGGGGACGCCGCTCGTCGCCATCGGCGGCGCCAACGCCGCGGACTTCACGGTGACGGCGCAGCCGACGACCCCGGTCGCCGCGGGCGCCAGCACCACCTTCACCGTGAGCTTCGTTGCCGGGGCCGCCGGCACCCGCTCGGCGACGATCTCGATCGCCACCAACGTCGCGGCGAAGAACCCCTACGACTTCGCGATCCAGGGCGCCGGCGCGACCGCTCCCGCGATGAGCGTGCTCGGCAAGGGCACGGCGATTCCCGACGGCGATGTCGCGCCTTCCAGCACCGACGACACCGATTTCGGCAAGACGAAGCTGACGGGCGGCGTCATGACGCACACCTTCACGATCCGAAATACCGGCACCGCCGCTCTGACACTCTCCGGCGCGCCGCTGGTCGCCGTTTCCGGCGCGAACGCCGCCGACTTCACCGTGACCGTGCAGCCCTCCGCAACGATCGCGGCCGGGGCCAGCACCACCTTTACCGTGAGCTTCGACCCGAGCGTCGCCGGCACGCGCACGGCCACGCTCAGCATCGCGAACAACGACGCCGGCAAGAACCCCTACGACTTCGCGGTCCAAGGCATCGGCGTGGCGCCGCCTGGCGCGCCGAAGAACGTCCGCAGCAACTAG